Genomic window (Leptotrichia sp. oral taxon 212):
AAATTTTTTATTTATTTTTCCAAGATCATGGTAAATACAGGCAAGTAATAATAATTTTTTATCCACATTTATTTCAGAATATGTTATAAAAAATTTTTTTAAGTTGCTAATTAGATTTTCTGTATGTTCCATTATTGTTTCACCATTAGATTTTGCCAAAAACTCATTTTTCATAATTAATTTCTCCTATAAATTACAACTCACAAAAAACAATTTCATTATCTTCATCAACTGGAACTATTTCTTCTTCCAATGCTGTTATATTTGAAGAATATAGCACTTCTTCCTTTTTCCATTCCCTTATAAATTTTGGTTTTGCTTTTGTACCAATATTTTTAGTTTCATAATTTTTTGTCAATTCATATCTCGTACCACAAATACGAACACCTGAGGCAGGATTACCAAATTCAACTTTTTCATCATATACGAAACTTAGAGGGATATATGCAAAGTCATCTTCTCCATTTTCCAAATCTTTTTCCATTTCTTTCTTTTCGACATCTACAATTTTGACATCTCTAATTAATACAATATCCTCTCTTCTTCCTAAGCTTGGGTATTCTCTCGGATATTTGAATGCTTCAAAAATTGTATTTAAAAATTCTTCTGACTGGTCTTCCGGGATAATATGAATCGTCAAGTTTACATCAACCAGTAGTTCAGCTGTTGCAACTCCTCTATTAATACCGTAACCATTTACATTTAATTGGTGCCTTCCCATTTCAAAAGGATTTCCATTTTTAAATTCATATCTTGTGTATAAGTCATTAACCTTAGAAAAATAATTTCCGCTGATACTTATTTTCATTGGTTTATATTCCTTAAAATCACAGAGGGAATGAACCATTCCAATTACTGTCGAATATGGCGGCAAAGGATAGCTTTCTTTCAGCTGAAAACTTGTCGGAACTTTATAATTCACCATATTTTGATACAATTTCAATTTAATTGCCTTCATAGTTATCCATCAACTTTCTCTGTATAATAATTATCAACCTTTTCTTTTAACTGTTTGAAGAATTCAGGAACATTCAGCACATTTATATTTTTTTCTTTCAATTTTTCTTCAACTTCTGTATCATTTTCAAACTGTTCTTTCACAATTCCAGATATTGTATCCTTTTCAATATAATCATAAATTCCACTGCATAGTTTATCAGCTAGAATCTTGTTATTTTTAACATCCACTATATTTTCAAAAAATGGATTTTTTATATCGTAAACTCCACCTATTATAAATAACGGTTTCAAATCTTCCCTTCTTCCTTTAATATCCCTATAGAGCAATGAAATCGTATCTAAAAGTTTTCTCACTCTTCTTGATTTTTCTTCATTTGAAACTTCAATCTTATCTAATTCATCTATTCCAATTCTATCTAAATCTATAGTAACTGTATATTTATAGTAAGATTTATGTATTTCAGCCTGTGCAATATTTGGAAATTCTCCAATTCTATCAGCTAAGCCTTTATTTGTTAAAAATTCCAGATCTCCTTTAAATGTTTCCAATGAAATTGCATTTGATAATCTTACTATTGCTGAACGGTTTTTAGAATTTTCACCTTTTATTGTTTTCATATATCCAAAAAAATCTAATTCAGGATAATCTTTAATTGTTGTATCTGATGAAAATTGAACTACTTTCTTATCTCCACTTCCTTCTGCTTTTACTGGTGACTTTTCTTCTTCAAGTTGTTCTATAATATTATATCTTATTGCTTGTCTGGAAATATATGTATATTGTTCCCCCTTGTTTCTTGATAATTTCTTTAATGCTGCAACATTTCCTATTCCTTCTCCATAATTAGCACTTTGTGCCAAAAATATTGCTGTAAAAGTCAAACCTTTTTTCTTCATAATTATTCATTCCCTTCTTTTTTATCTGTTTTATTTTCATTCTTACTTTTATCTTCACCTAATAAACCTAATAAAAATCCATGTCCTAACGTCTGAAAATTTTCATCATTTAAAAGTGCTTTAGCAAAAAGTGAGCTAATATTTTTTCCAGCATAAGCATGAGCTGAAATCAGAGCATCCATAAACATATCAACATTATTAATTCTTAAAGCATTCTGAAGTCTATATAACAGACTTCCTATCTTTTTATCATTTCCACTTTTTCTTATGTATTCCTCCCTAAAAATCATTGCATCTCTTCTTATATAGAAAATATCTTTTTCTGTTAATTCTTCTGATATTTTCTTACTTTCTTCTTTTTCAACTATTTCTTGCTTGTCCATTTTCTTCAACCTCCTGATATAATCCAAATTTATTTTTAATAAATCTTCTATATTTTTTAATTTACAATACAATTTTGTTTTTGAAATTTTATAATAACATAATTTGTTTATTAGCGAAAATAAATTTTGATTATTTAACAATTCTGTTATTGCTGTATCATAAAGATAAAAATACCTCCTGTCAATTAAATACCATTTATCTAATAAATCATCTAATTTTTCTTTATTTTCAGATAAAAGTTTTAAAATATTCCTTGATAATAAAGTAAATTTATAATGTCCTTCCTCAAACTTCACAATCTGAATATCTGATAATTCATATTTTGTATTGTCTTTTTCCTTCTTGATTTCCTTCAATAAATTTTTATACAGATTTATATTTTTTTCTTCTGACTCATCTTCTAAAATATTGTATGCAATTCCATTGTTTATTTTATATAGTTGATCTATATTATGATTTGCATTTACAAATATTCCTTTGTCGGCTCCATATATAAATCCTGCTGGAACACAGGAATAAATTAGTGTAACCAAAGGAGTTACCGCAATATCATTTACAAAATTCCAGACATGTGACGGTTTTCTATTCACATCAAATCCTGTATCATTTAAAAAACCTAATGTATTTTTATAATCCTTCATTGGCATATTTGAGATTGTACATTTATATTTAAATTTAGACTTGTTAGCATTAATATATTCTAATGCAGGTTCTACAAAATATGATTTATATTCTTCATAAATATCTTTAACCGCATTTGCTTTGTTTAAAAATGATACACTGCTCCAGGCATTGTTTATTATTACATAAGCTATATTTTTAGCAGCAAGATAATTTTTTATATTTCCTTCTTCATCCATTATTTTCTTTTTGAAAAAATCAATGATTTCCTTCATAATCTTAAAATTATTTTTTACATTTTCCATAGAAATTTCATCAACATTTTCTTTAGGTTCTTTTATTTTTTTTAATTCCTTTTCCAGTCCTAAAATTTTATCAGTTCCATTTTTTTCTATAAAATCATATGCTTTTTTATAACTTTCAGATTTGATTTTAGCTTTAAAAAATGTAATTTTATCATTTATCATTTTTAATTCATTAATACTTCTAATTTTTTCTCCATTTTCTTCAAATTCATCAATATATTTCTCAAATTCAAGAATTTTACCATAAGTCAGTGTTTTCCCGTATCTTTTTATAAAAAAATCAAAATATTTATACTCGAAATTTTCCAAAACTTTTGGAGAAAATCTTATTAAGCGATTTTTATCATCAATTTCTAACTTACCATTATCCTTTGCTTCTTCTCCAAGTATGTTCATAAGTCCTATTAATCCAGCATTAAACAACCAATCCTTCAATTTCAATTCTATTTTTTCATCCATTTTTTCTCCTTTTTCTATCTTTCTATCTTAAATCATTTCCAGCAAACCATATCCTGAACCTGTCAAACTACCCATTCCTCTATTATAAATATAATCCAGTAAATATGACTTCCCTGTGAAACAGACTATTCCGATTGAAGCATTTATAGTTTTATTATAGAATTTTACTACTATTTTTTTTAGTTTTTCACTATTTATAGTTAAATTTTCTATATCTTTCTGTATGTATTCTCCATATTCTTCTTTTAATTCAGAATACAAATTTCTTTTTATTATTTCTGTAAACTCATTATCTTCTCCTGTATAGTAGACATCTTCCCCCGTATCCCTATTATGATCACGGCAAACTATTGGTGACATTGTTTTAGCAACCAATCTATCTTTATCTATATTTGAATGAGGAAGCTTATTTACTCCTGTAACTTTAACAACAAGTCCTTCTGAAATTTTAATTTCTTTATATTTAATAGATATAAATGCATTAAATATATTGATACTGTCACTGTTATTTAATACAGAAAAATTAATAATAAATTCTTTTTTTTCATCTTGCAGATATACCCTGCCTTTTTCAAATTTTGAATTTTTAAA
Coding sequences:
- the cas5b gene encoding type I-B CRISPR-associated protein Cas5b, whose amino-acid sequence is MKAIKLKLYQNMVNYKVPTSFQLKESYPLPPYSTVIGMVHSLCDFKEYKPMKISISGNYFSKVNDLYTRYEFKNGNPFEMGRHQLNVNGYGINRGVATAELLVDVNLTIHIIPEDQSEEFLNTIFEAFKYPREYPSLGRREDIVLIRDVKIVDVEKKEMEKDLENGEDDFAYIPLSFVYDEKVEFGNPASGVRICGTRYELTKNYETKNIGTKAKPKFIREWKKEEVLYSSNITALEEEIVPVDEDNEIVFCEL
- the cas7i gene encoding type I-B CRISPR-associated protein Cas7/Cst2/DevR; the protein is MKKKGLTFTAIFLAQSANYGEGIGNVAALKKLSRNKGEQYTYISRQAIRYNIIEQLEEEKSPVKAEGSGDKKVVQFSSDTTIKDYPELDFFGYMKTIKGENSKNRSAIVRLSNAISLETFKGDLEFLTNKGLADRIGEFPNIAQAEIHKSYYKYTVTIDLDRIGIDELDKIEVSNEEKSRRVRKLLDTISLLYRDIKGRREDLKPLFIIGGVYDIKNPFFENIVDVKNNKILADKLCSGIYDYIEKDTISGIVKEQFENDTEVEEKLKEKNINVLNVPEFFKQLKEKVDNYYTEKVDG
- a CDS encoding Cas8a1 family CRISPR/Cas system-associated protein; the encoded protein is MDEKIELKLKDWLFNAGLIGLMNILGEEAKDNGKLEIDDKNRLIRFSPKVLENFEYKYFDFFIKRYGKTLTYGKILEFEKYIDEFEENGEKIRSINELKMINDKITFFKAKIKSESYKKAYDFIEKNGTDKILGLEKELKKIKEPKENVDEISMENVKNNFKIMKEIIDFFKKKIMDEEGNIKNYLAAKNIAYVIINNAWSSVSFLNKANAVKDIYEEYKSYFVEPALEYINANKSKFKYKCTISNMPMKDYKNTLGFLNDTGFDVNRKPSHVWNFVNDIAVTPLVTLIYSCVPAGFIYGADKGIFVNANHNIDQLYKINNGIAYNILEDESEEKNINLYKNLLKEIKKEKDNTKYELSDIQIVKFEEGHYKFTLLSRNILKLLSENKEKLDDLLDKWYLIDRRYFYLYDTAITELLNNQNLFSLINKLCYYKISKTKLYCKLKNIEDLLKINLDYIRRLKKMDKQEIVEKEESKKISEELTEKDIFYIRRDAMIFREEYIRKSGNDKKIGSLLYRLQNALRINNVDMFMDALISAHAYAGKNISSLFAKALLNDENFQTLGHGFLLGLLGEDKSKNENKTDKKEGNE
- the cas6 gene encoding CRISPR-associated endoribonuclease Cas6, translated to MRFKITCEIVEGNSFPQDYRRSILKLFKTGLCKYESIFDEFFNSNKTKKYSWSVYFKNSKFEKGRVYLQDEKKEFIINFSVLNNSDSINIFNAFISIKYKEIKISEGLVVKVTGVNKLPHSNIDKDRLVAKTMSPIVCRDHNRDTGEDVYYTGEDNEFTEIIKRNLYSELKEEYGEYIQKDIENLTINSEKLKKIVVKFYNKTINASIGIVCFTGKSYLLDYIYNRGMGSLTGSGYGLLEMI